A genomic segment from Gorilla gorilla gorilla isolate KB3781 chromosome 3, NHGRI_mGorGor1-v2.1_pri, whole genome shotgun sequence encodes:
- the LOC101129139 gene encoding uncharacterized protein: protein MQQLPHRKRRGCNCHAATATQKKEGLQLPRSNCHAEKGGVATATQQLPRRKTRGCNCHAATATQKNEGLQLPRSNCHIEKGGVAAAMQQLPRRRRRDCDCHAATATQKKEGLQLPRSNCHAEKRRG from the coding sequence ATGCAGCAACTGCCACACAGAAAAAGGAGGGGTTGCAACTGCCACGCAGCAACTGCCACGCAGAAAAAGGAGGGGTTGCAACTGCCACGCAGCAACTGCCACGCAGAAAAAGGAGGGGTTGCAACTGCCACGCAGCAACTGCCACGCAGAAAAACGAGGGGTTGCAACTGCCACGCAGCAACTGCCACGCAGAAAAACGAGGGGTTGCAACTGCCACGCAGCAACTGCCACATAGAAAAAGGAGGCGTTGCAGCTGCCATGCAGCAACTGCCACGCAGAAGAAGAAGGGACTGCGACTGCCATGCAGCAACTGCCACACAGAAAAAGGAGGGGTTGCAACTGCCACGCAGCAACTGCCACGCAGAAAAAAGGAGGGGTTga